The genome window CTGGCGGCGCGGAATGCGCCAGCGTATAAGGCAATATTGCCGTGCACGCGACGACACCCACGATACCGATCCTGCTGATGAACCGTCCACGCATCCTTTTTCACCCTCCCTTTTTATCGCTCGTCAATGAGAACATGCGAGACATCGACGTGTTATCAAGTGCGCGGTACGAAGTCGTCGGGGATATCGCCTAGATCGATAACGACAGGGGAGGTCGCGCCGTTCCTGATTTTTTCTTCTGCGATATGCTCGATCATCTGACGGCGTGCCTCGCCTGTCTGGTGCGCATCATCGCCCATCGTTCCGCCAAAGCGGAGATCGTAGCAACGCTTGGTGATGGTGATGTCGTAGGCGGCGCCGTCCACTTCGTGAATGAAGCTTATGTCGCCGGACGCGCCCGAAGGCGCCCCCTTCGTGGAATCGCTCATCCTCTCCTCCGATAGTGTTATCGCGCATCGATAATTTGCCCGTTTCGCGAGCGGGTTTCGACAAAAGCTTACATCACTTTATCCGACGTGATCGGATTGAATGGCAGAGTGCGGGGATGTGCATATCGTCGCCAAAGCAACGCGCGTTCGATCTTCTGACGGACGCCTACCTTGTCTTAGATGACGAATACCGCGTTGTCGCAGCGAACGAGCGATATTGCGGCCTGACGAAGCAACCGGCAACGGCAGTCCTGGGACGTAGCATTTACGAGGTCAATCAGCATGCGTCGCAAACGGCGCGCGAGCAGCGGGAAATGACGTTGACGACGCTTTTAGCGCGTCTACGATCTGTCGAGCTCGCGGAAACGTCCCCGTTACGATATCCGCTGCCGAACGATCCTTCAAGCACCTCTGACCGATACTGGAAAGTGTTCGGCAGTCGACGCCAGATCGTCAATGTGACGCACGACAGTCTCCTGAACGAGCTCATCGACCCAGCCGATCGTCCGCGTGTTCGCGCGGTACTCGAAGCAGCGCTGCAGTGTTGGAAGATGCCCGATTGAATATCGAAGCAAAAGGCCTGGTTCTAAAGACCGACATAGCGCCACGCTGCGCAATCTCAGGCGATGAGACGAGGCTGCGGCAAGTGATCTTCAATTTACTGACCAATGCCATCAAATTCACCGACCGCGGTGAAATCAGCGCGACGCTGACGTCGAATGAAACATCGATCCGATTCGCTTTGCAAGACAGCGGCATCGGCATTTCCGTCGCGTCGCAGGACAAAATATTCGGACGTTTCACGCAAGCACTGGAGGCAGGTGCGCAACGACATAGTGGATTAGGGCTGGCACTCTGGATCGCCCATACGATCGTAACCGCCCATCACGGCACGCTCCATGTCGAGAGTGCCGGGCCAGGACAGGGCGCGACGTTCATCATGACGTTGCCACGATCGTCGGACCCGGGCGTGCTCGCCTAGCGCGCGATCACCACCCCGTATTGCGCTTCGCGGTACTAGGAGGAGACGCTCGTCGCTGAACGTTGTAAACTCGCGTTCTGGTCTACCTATTCATTCCTAATATTTGGACCCTATGTCCCTGTTCACGCCCAATGCTGTTCGTCTTGCGTCTGTTTATTTCCCGATCCTGGTGGATTGCGCCAGACGTAAGCGCATCACCACCTATGACGATTTGATTTCAGCCGCAAAGGCGCGTCATCCCAAAAATGAGGATGTGGCACGCGCCATGCCGTCGTCGACTGGCCAGAAACTGGAAGTCATCAAAGCATTTTGTAAGAAAGCGAATGCGCCGGATCTGGCAAGTTTGGCCGTCAATACGGACTCGGCCAGCGCCGATGAGGCTGTCGAAAAGCCGGTTGCGTCGGCCGCACAGCAGCAAGCATTCAGTTATGACTGGGAGCAAAAGCTGATTGCTTTCGATACGTACGTCATCGATGCCTTGAAGGGCGCCGTTCAACCGACCAAGCGAAAAGAACCGGAGGCGTCAAAGGTCCTCTTCGAATACTACGCAGCGCATAAGCGCCAACTGCCGCCAGACATCGCCAAGCAGAAAGC of Robbsia sp. KACC 23696 contains these proteins:
- a CDS encoding ATP-binding protein — protein: MLEDARLNIEAKGLVLKTDIAPRCAISGDETRLRQVIFNLLTNAIKFTDRGEISATLTSNETSIRFALQDSGIGISVASQDKIFGRFTQALEAGAQRHSGLGLALWIAHTIVTAHHGTLHVESAGPGQGATFIMTLPRSSDPGVLA